Proteins encoded by one window of Actinocorallia herbida:
- a CDS encoding MFS transporter codes for MSSRSLALAAGAAFLSMLDTSIANLAFPDLGRDFGTPVHGLTWIVTLYTVLFAAVLAPSGRLADLAGPRRMYLLGTGLFAVASLACALAPDLPSLLTARAFQGAGAGAMIPASLAVLLHGTPAEGRARAIGLWSAVGALAAAVGPSVGGLLVDTFSWHSLFLVNVPVALALVFGARRLPPGGTGGRLPDLLGTLLLAAGLGLLALGVSQGSEWGWTDPRTLGVLVSGAAATAGTLLRSARHPVPALDVSLWRVPAFTTASVVSFLYGAAFYPWMLVGVLVLTRLWGYDALTAGLAMTPGAITAAAGAIALSRLASPRTAIVLGGVLMTMSAGWFWLALDPEPDFLAFWLPCGLLVGLGMGALATGISGASALSAGPARFAAATGLTTTARQFGGALGVAVLAALLAADDLGLDAFLSVYLFCGVTAVLAGAVGLALPARPQPVPTSEGAPA; via the coding sequence TTGTCCTCACGCAGCCTCGCTCTCGCGGCGGGCGCCGCCTTCCTGTCGATGCTCGACACGAGCATCGCCAACCTCGCGTTCCCCGACCTCGGACGCGACTTCGGCACCCCCGTGCACGGGCTCACCTGGATCGTCACCCTCTACACCGTCCTGTTCGCCGCGGTCCTCGCGCCGTCGGGCAGGCTCGCGGACCTCGCCGGGCCGCGCCGCATGTACCTCCTCGGCACAGGCCTCTTCGCGGTCGCGTCGCTGGCCTGCGCGCTGGCACCCGACCTGCCTTCGCTCCTGACCGCCCGCGCCTTCCAGGGGGCGGGCGCGGGCGCGATGATCCCCGCGTCCCTCGCCGTCCTGCTGCACGGCACCCCCGCCGAGGGACGGGCCCGCGCGATCGGCCTGTGGAGCGCCGTGGGCGCGCTCGCCGCGGCCGTCGGCCCGTCCGTCGGCGGGCTCCTGGTCGACACCTTCAGCTGGCACTCCCTGTTCCTCGTGAACGTCCCCGTGGCGCTCGCGCTGGTGTTCGGGGCACGGCGGCTCCCGCCCGGCGGCACCGGTGGCCGCCTGCCCGATCTCCTCGGCACCCTCCTGCTCGCGGCCGGCCTCGGCCTCCTTGCCCTGGGCGTCTCCCAGGGCTCGGAGTGGGGTTGGACCGACCCGCGCACCCTCGGCGTCCTGGTCTCCGGAGCCGCCGCGACGGCGGGCACGCTGCTCCGCTCGGCCCGCCACCCGGTGCCCGCGCTCGACGTGTCGCTGTGGCGCGTCCCCGCGTTCACCACGGCGAGCGTCGTGTCGTTCCTCTACGGCGCCGCCTTCTACCCGTGGATGCTCGTCGGCGTCCTCGTCCTCACCCGCCTGTGGGGCTACGACGCGCTCACCGCGGGCCTCGCCATGACGCCGGGCGCCATCACCGCGGCGGCCGGGGCGATCGCGCTCAGCAGGCTGGCGAGCCCGCGCACGGCGATCGTCCTCGGCGGCGTGCTGATGACGATGTCCGCGGGGTGGTTCTGGCTCGCGCTCGACCCGGAACCCGACTTCCTCGCCTTCTGGCTGCCCTGCGGCCTGCTCGTCGGCCTCGGCATGGGCGCCCTCGCGACGGGCATCTCAGGCGCTTCGGCGCTGTCGGCCGGGCCCGCGCGCTTCGCCGCCGCCACCGGGCTCACCACGACCGCGCGCCAGTTCGGCGGGGCGCTGGGCGTCGCCGTCCTCGCCGCGCTGCTGGCGGCCGACGATCTCGGCCTCGACGCGTTCCTGTCGGTCTACCTGTTCTGCGGCGTCACCGCGGTCCTCGCGGGCGCCGTGGGCCTCGCCCTGCCCGCCCGTCCCCAGCCCGTCCCCACCAGTGAAGGAGCCCCCGCATGA